The Daucus carota subsp. sativus chromosome 2, DH1 v3.0, whole genome shotgun sequence genome includes a window with the following:
- the LOC108209991 gene encoding transposon Ty3-I Gag-Pol polyprotein isoform X7: MPIPLNSSTCRQLLLIRRSWFIGSKVHSKIDLRSGYHQIRIRPGDEWKTAFKTRDGLYEWMVMPFGMSNAPSTFMRLMNDIFKPFIGKFVVVYFDDILIYSRDEKQHLEHLRAIFQVLREQKLYANLKKCHFLAESLVFLGFVVSADGLKMDNNKVEAITCWPTPASLHDIRSFHGLASFYRRFIRNFSSIIAPITECLKGGSFHWTEEAQKSFELLKKKVSEAPILALPDFNKVFEVDCDASNVGIGAVLSQEGQPIAYFSEKLNDGRKNYSTYDKEFYAIVRALDHWQHYLLHKEFILFSDHEALKYINSQQKLSARHAKWVEFLQSFTFSIKHKSGALNKVADALSRRRSLMSTMQVKVLGFDILKELYKDDPCFGQIWEHSSNRPIRDFVIQDGFLFKNNRLCIPACSLRKAIIFEAHEGGLAGHFGRDKTLALVQENFYWPRMERDVKRHVEGCRVCRIAKSRSQNTGLYTPLPVPLAPWEDVSLDFVVGLPRTQRSKDSIMVVVDRFSKMAHFVPCSKTLDASHVADLYFREIVKLHGVPKTITSDRDTKFTGHFWRTLWKKLGTHLQFSSSHHPQTDGQTEVVNRSLGNLLRSLVGNNPRQWDLTLAQSEFAYNRSISQTTGKSPFEVVYGQNPSSPLDLAPLPATSHFSGDAADRADHIKKLHEHVRLKIAKQNEKYKKQADKYRKPAVFKEGDLVWIHLRKERFPRGRSGKLSPRADGPFKVLQRIGENAYKIELPGNYGVSATFNVSDLSPYIDNDGNKDSRTSPFQPGENDAENSEF, encoded by the coding sequence GCTCTAAAGTGCACAGCAAAATCGATCTACGCAGCGGTTATCACCAAATTCGTATAAGGCCTGGAGATGAATGGAAGACGGCTTTCAAGACAAGAGATGGGTTGTATGAATGGATGGTTATGCCTTTTGGAATGTCTAATGCTCCTTCAACATTCATGAGACTCATGAATGACATATTTAAACCATTCATCGGAAAATTTGTGGTAGTTTATTTTGACGACATTCTGATCTATAGTCGTGATGAAAAACAACATTTGGAACATCTCCGTGCCATTTTTCAGGTGCTAAGAGAGCAAAAATTATATGCAAATCTGAAGAAGTGCCACTTCCTTGCAGAAAGCCTTGTGTTCCTTGGATTCGTCGTCTCAGCTGATGGATTAAAGATGGATAACAATAAAGTTGAAGCAATAACTTGCTGGCCTACACCAGCCTCTCTTCATGACATCCGGAGCTTTCATGGCCTAGCATCTTTTTATCGGCGATTCATAAGGAATTTCAGCTCTATTATTGCACCTATCACTGAATGTTTGAAAGGTGGGAGCTTTCATTGGACAGAAGAAGCACAAAAGAGCTTTGAACTCCTAAAGAAAAAGGTATCTGAAGCTCCTATTCTCGCACTACCAGATTTTAATAAAGTATTTGAAGTTGATTGTGATGCCTCAAATGTGGGAATTGGTGCTGTTCTTAGCCAAGAAGGACAACCTATTGCCTACTTCAGTGAAAAATTGAACGATGGTCGTAAAAATTATTCAACTTATGATAAAGAGTTCTATGCTATTGTTCGAGCATTGGACCATTGGCAACATTATCTTTTACATAAGGAGTTCATTCTCTTCTCTGATCATGAGGCGCTGAAGTATATCAACTCTCAGCAGAAGTTAAGTGCTCGACATGCCAAATGGGTGGAATTTCTTCAATCATTTACCTTTTCTATCAAGCATAAATCTGGTGCTCTGAACAAAGTAGCTGATGCTTTAAGTCGAAGAAGATCATTGATGTCCACTATGCAAGTAAAGGTGCTGGGATTTGATATTCTAAAGGAGCTGTACAAAGATGATCCTTGTTTTGGTCAGATTTGGGAACATTCTTCCAATAGGCCAATTCGTGACTTTGTTATTCAAGAtggttttcttttcaaaaataatcgTCTTTGCATTCCCGCTTGTTCTTTGAGGAAAGCTATAATCTTTGAAGCTCATGAAGGAGGACTTGCTGGGCATTTTGGCAGAGACAAAACCCTTGCTCTTGTCCAAGAAAATTTTTATTGGCCAAGGATGGAACGTGATGTAAAACGCCATGTAGAAGGATGTCGAGTTTGCCGCATTGCAAAGAGTCGTTCACAAAATACAGGATTATACACCCCACTTCCGGTTCCTCTTGCACCTTGGGAAGATGTGAGTTTAGATTTTGTGGTTGGGTTACCAAGAACTCAACGAAGCAAAGATTCTATAATGGTAGTAGTTGATCGATTTTCAAAAATGGCTCACTTTGTGCCATGTTCTAAAACATTAGATGCTTCTCATGTGGCTGACTTATATTTCAGAGAGATTGTGAAACTCCATGGTGTTCCAAAGACAATAACTTCAGATCGTGACACAAAGTTTACGGGTCACTTTTGGCGTACATTATGGAAGAAGCTGGGGACTCATCTGCAATTTAGTTCGTCccatcatccacaaacggatggACAAACTGAAGTTGTTAATAGGAGTCTCGGAAATCTATTGAGGAGTTTAGTTGGTAACAATCCACGCCAATGGGATCTGACGTTAGCCCAATCCGAGTTTGCATACAATCGGTCGATAAGCCAGACAACGGGAAAAAGTCCTTTTGAGGTTGTTTATGGTCAGAATCCTTCTAGTCCATTGGACCTAGCTCCGCTACCAGCTACTAGTCATTTCAGTGGAGATGCAGCTGATAGAGCTGATCACATCAAGAAGCTACATGAGCATGTCAGATTAAAAATAGCGAAGCAAAATGAGAAGTATAAGAAGCAAGCAGACAAGTACAGAAAACCAGCTGTCTTCAAAGAGGGTGATCTGGTATGGATTCATCTGCGTAAAGAACGCTTCCCTAGAGGAAGATCCGGAAAGTTAAGTCCTAGAGCTGATGGCCCATTTAAAGTACTTCAAAGAATTGGTGAAAATGCTTACAAGATTGAACTGCCTGGTAACTATGGTGTGTCTGCTACATTTAATGTGTCCGATCTCTCACCTTACATAGATAATGACGGCAATAAAGACTCGAGGACGAGTCCTTTTCAACCCGGGGAGAATGACGCAGAAAATTCAGAATTCTGA